One window from the genome of Pandoraea fibrosis encodes:
- the mnmH gene encoding tRNA 2-selenouridine(34) synthase MnmH — MNFLRDSLENIGDFDEIIDVRTPLEFADDHIPGAINVPVLSNEERVIVGTMYTQVSPFEASRVGAAMIARNIATHLETTFADRPRHWRPLIYCWRGGSRSASMNVMMNMIGWRARQLEGGYKAYRRDVVASLEALPPTLRYIVLTGHTGSGKTRLLNALAEVGAQTLDLEALARHRGSLLGAMPDVPQPSQKSFDTSLIGVLRGFDPKQPVFVEAESRRIGLVTLPESLMTSLRGATTCVEVSVSLDERIDLLMQEYGHLLTSPGQFRTQLLRLVPLHGRAVVDEWLALLDGGQHRELSEALITRHYDPAYSRSARKILPGMARSIPFGFHPGAQDLRTQAQALLALTSPAGRSGSATAPQASSGDR; from the coding sequence ATGAACTTCCTTCGCGACTCACTGGAAAACATTGGCGACTTCGACGAGATCATCGACGTTCGCACGCCCCTCGAATTTGCCGACGACCACATACCCGGCGCCATCAACGTGCCGGTGCTCAGCAACGAAGAGCGTGTCATCGTCGGCACGATGTACACGCAGGTGTCTCCGTTCGAGGCCTCACGTGTGGGGGCGGCCATGATCGCGCGCAACATCGCCACCCATTTAGAGACGACGTTCGCCGACCGGCCGCGCCATTGGCGCCCGCTCATTTACTGCTGGCGAGGAGGTTCGCGTTCGGCATCGATGAACGTCATGATGAACATGATCGGCTGGCGAGCGCGTCAACTCGAAGGGGGCTACAAGGCTTACCGTCGGGATGTCGTGGCGTCGCTCGAGGCGTTGCCGCCGACGCTGCGATACATCGTGCTGACGGGGCACACGGGCAGCGGCAAAACGCGGCTGCTGAACGCGCTGGCGGAGGTGGGCGCGCAGACGCTCGATCTCGAGGCGCTCGCCAGACACCGTGGCTCCTTGCTCGGCGCGATGCCGGACGTTCCTCAACCCTCGCAAAAATCGTTCGACACCTCGTTGATCGGCGTGTTGCGCGGATTCGATCCGAAGCAGCCGGTATTCGTCGAAGCAGAGAGCCGCAGGATCGGGCTCGTCACGCTGCCCGAATCGCTGATGACGTCGCTGCGCGGGGCGACGACCTGCGTTGAAGTGAGTGTTTCCCTGGATGAGCGTATCGACCTGCTGATGCAGGAGTATGGTCATTTGCTGACGTCTCCGGGGCAGTTCCGGACACAACTGCTTCGACTGGTGCCGCTGCATGGCCGCGCGGTCGTCGATGAATGGCTGGCGCTGCTCGACGGCGGACAGCACCGCGAACTGTCGGAAGCGCTCATTACCCGGCACTACGATCCTGCCTATTCCCGAAGCGCCCGCAAGATATTGCCGGGGATGGCGAGATCCATCCCGTTCGGCTTTCACCCGGGGGCACAAGACCTGCGCACGCAGGCGCAGGCCTTGCTTGCCCTTACTTCACCGGCAGGCAGATCCGGGTCTGCAACTGCGCCGCAGGCGTCGAGCGGGGATCGTTGA
- a CDS encoding GyrI-like domain-containing protein produces the protein MKPETRLRYAQRMAPVLEWLPNSGLEPADFPMFEQYLNDPRSTPAAQLQTRICLPVK, from the coding sequence ATGAAACCCGAGACCCGCCTTCGATATGCCCAACGCATGGCGCCCGTGCTGGAATGGCTGCCGAACAGCGGGCTGGAGCCCGCCGACTTCCCGATGTTCGAGCAGTATCTCAACGATCCCCGCTCGACGCCTGCGGCGCAGTTGCAGACCCGGATCTGCCTGCCGGTGAAGTAA